Within Acinetobacter sp. LoGeW2-3, the genomic segment AATTGCCTGAGTAAGTAGAGTTTCAATCGCCTCGGCACTCAAAGCATTTAGGCTATAGACCTGACAGCGTGACAGCAATGCACTGTTGACTTCAAAAGACGGATTTTCAGTGGTCGCGCCAATTAGAGTAATCTTGCCCTTTTCGACCGCATTTAGCAGCGCATCCTGCTGGGACTTATTAAAGCGGTGAATCTCGTCAATAAACACTACTGGTGTCAGCAAATCACCACCGTCAGCAATCACTTCACGTAGCTCTTTTACTCCGGTATTTAAAGCAGACAGGCTGACAAAGGGCCGATCCACTGCCTGTGCCAATAAAAGTGCAATCGTGGTTTTGCCTACGCCGGGAGGACCCCAAAAAATGATAGACGGTAAATGTCCCTGATCAATCATCTGACGTAAAGGTGCATTTTCACCGAGCAGGTGATCCTGTCCAATAATTTCCCTGAGGTCACGTGGCCTCAAACGTTCAGGAAGAGGGATATGGCTGTCTGACATTTTATAATGGGCTCACTTTTAATCTATCTGCATTCTAGCATTAGCTGTTTTTAATTCCGAATATGAAGTTTGTCTAGCTTCAGTGTCTGTACCGACGTATGACAATGTTTTTTATCATTTCAAGTGAATTAGACCTTGCATCTTCATACAAATTTGATCATATTCTTTTTAGATCAGCTAGAGCTGAATAAATGTTCTTTTATTCTAATAATAGATAAGTGGGTCCGAGGTTGGATCAAATAAAACCTCTGTATCGGTGAATACATGGAATTTGATAAGCAGAATTTGGACGCTTTTGCCCGGTTTGAATCACCGGAGTCTTTACATTCAGATACCTTTAGGTCGACTACTGGTCCAGAGCTGTCACGTATCCAGCATTTTGCCGATGCCCTCCCTCATCCCATGTGGTTGCAGACCCGTGATGAAGTCGAATATTTCAATACGGCGATGAAAGACTATCTCGGGATTGACCTGAATGAGTATGGCCGGGAACACTGGCAACAGTTTATTCATCCTGAAGATTTAGCCAATTTCATTAATGAATGGCACACTGCACTCAATAAACGTCAAAATGCAGAAATCCAATGCCGGATCCAGAAACCGGATCACTCTTATCACATGTGTCTGCTGAGCATGAAGTTTCATCATGAAGCACATAGCCTGCTGCATTGGGCCATCACCCTAACCGATATACATGACTATTTTGAAATCCAGCAACAGCTGTCACAGATGATTGCGGCTCAAAAGAACATGCTGGATGCGAGCCTGGACTGTATCAAAATCATGACACCAGAGGGCAAACTGAGTCATGTGAATCGTTCTGGTCGGCAGGCTTTGGGACTGTCTGAAACTGAACAGCAGTTTGGCATGTCCTGGCTAAATCTATTGCCTGCTGAAGTCCGTCCATCTGGCAGACGCGCACTCAAACGTGCTGCCCAAGGGATGAACGCCCGTTTTGCAGGTATCAGCCAGTTAGAAGGTCAAGCGCCAGAGTATTGGGATAACCTACTCACGCCGATGGTGGATGAGCAAAATATAACTCGGCAGATCCTATGCGTTTCACGCAATATCAGCCAACAGAAACATGTAGAAACTCAGCTTAAAGCAGTTACAGAAATTGATGAGCTGACTGGACTGTATAATCGCCGTACCTTCTACAAACAGTTTAAACGTACCCTATTTAAAGCTCGACAGCAGCAGAGCCAGGTCGGACTACTATTAATCGACCTGGACTATTTCAAGCATATTAATGACACCTTAGGACATATTGCTGGTGACCATCTTCTGCATGTGTTAGGTGAGCGTTTCCAGAAAAACCTGGGTCCTGAAGCTATTGTCTCCCGTTTAGGCGGTGATGAATTTGCCGTACTGGTGCAAAACCTTGAGCATGAATCTCAGCTGTTAGAAGTGGCTAAAAAAGTCAGCCAACAGATGGAAATGCCGATCAGTTATGCTGGCAGGACTATTAATAGCGGAATCAGTGTAGGTGGTGCAATTTATCCACGCGATGCTATCAACAGCTCCAATTTACTGAAATGTGCCGATATCGCGCTGAATGACTTAAAAAACAGTGGTCGTGGTGGTATCCGGATGTTCAGTCAGGAAATGTTTGAGTCACTGGACAAGATGACCCGTCAGCTAATCCTGGCACGGAAGATTATCAATTCAAATCAGATTATTCCTTACTATCAACCTAAAGTTCGTCTGTCTGATGGTGCTGTAATTGGTTTTGAAGCATTGCTGCGCTGGAAGGATCAACACCATCAGGTTCAGCTACCTTCGCATATTTTCTGTGCTTTTCAGGACTATGAACTGGCTTCACGCATCAGTGAAACCATGCAACTCAAAGTCTTTGAAGATATGACGCGCTGGCAGGAACAAGGCTTAGAAATTTTGCCGATCTCGATCAATGCCGCACCGGTCGAATTTTTACGTGATGATTATGCTGAAAAGCTGTTAGAACGCTTGTCGCGCTTTGATATTCCAGCGGATAAAGTCGAATTAGAAATTACCGAGCAAAGCCTCTCAGAACGTGGTGCCAATTATGTAATCCGTGCACTCAACCTGTTAAAACAGGCGGGTATCCATATTTCTCTGGATGACTTCGGAACGGGGCATTCTTCCTTGACCCGCTTGCAGGAATATCCGGTGGACTGCATCAAGATCGACCGTAACTTTGTGGAACGTCTGAATACTGATCCATCTGCATTAGCGATTGTCAAAGCCATTACGCAGATTGGTTTTAGTATTGAACTTGATGTACTGGTGGAAGGCATTGAAAATACTGAACAGCTCTCAACCCTGATCAATTGTGACTGCCAGATCGGACAAGGTTTCTATTTCTATCGACCGATGGCAGGCAGTGCCGCACAGGAATTACTGCATAGCACCATGTGTTAGAGAAAAAGTTCTAGCGCACCCAGCGCACAATATGATCTTCCATTTCTTCTTCATCCACTTCTAATTCACTCAGACAGCGACCCGCAGCAGACTTGCGCGCTTTAATCACACTTTCACGTGAACCGCTAATCAAGTAATGCCAAGACGGCAAGTGCTTGCCTTCTGCTACCCGGCGATAGGCACAGCTGGATGGTAACCAGTGAATCGTTGCCAGTTTTTCAGGCGTAAGCTGAATACAATCCGGAACGAATTGTAAACGGTTCGGATAATCCGAACAGCGTGCCGTTTGACAGTCAAGCAGCTTACAGGCGACTCGCGTATAAGTCACTTCCTGAGTATCTTCATCTTCGAATTTAATCAGACAGCAGAGCCCGCAGCCATCACACAGTGCCTCCCACTCCTGAGGTTTCAGCTCAGTCAGGGCATAGTGTTTCCAGAATTTAGGACGCAAAGTATCAGTCATAACAGAAGGCAGAGATGAGGCAGGAGAAATCTATTATAGCAGCCCTGTACAAAACAAACGTACTGTAAGCGTCTGATAACTATACTCACACGAATGCTAAGGTCTAGATACATCACCAACAAAAGACGAACAGTTTGAAGGGGTTATTGTCCCTATACTGATTTTGAGAATAAAAACACATGGAGATTCAAAGATGTTTCGTTGGGCTATTATATTCGCTGTTATTGCGTTGATTGCCAGTTTACTCGGTTTTGGTGGAGTAGCAGGTCTATCTAAAGATTTCGCGATTATTTTGTTAGTAATTGCGGTTATTCTTGCAATTGTTGGCTTCTTGTCCCGCGGTAAGGTCTAGAGTAACGGATCTGATCCGAGACTCAAACCCATCTACCGATGGAATAGAAACTAAAAAAATAAGAGCTCAACGGCTCTTATTTTTTGCAT encodes:
- a CDS encoding putative bifunctional diguanylate cyclase/phosphodiesterase → MEFDKQNLDAFARFESPESLHSDTFRSTTGPELSRIQHFADALPHPMWLQTRDEVEYFNTAMKDYLGIDLNEYGREHWQQFIHPEDLANFINEWHTALNKRQNAEIQCRIQKPDHSYHMCLLSMKFHHEAHSLLHWAITLTDIHDYFEIQQQLSQMIAAQKNMLDASLDCIKIMTPEGKLSHVNRSGRQALGLSETEQQFGMSWLNLLPAEVRPSGRRALKRAAQGMNARFAGISQLEGQAPEYWDNLLTPMVDEQNITRQILCVSRNISQQKHVETQLKAVTEIDELTGLYNRRTFYKQFKRTLFKARQQQSQVGLLLIDLDYFKHINDTLGHIAGDHLLHVLGERFQKNLGPEAIVSRLGGDEFAVLVQNLEHESQLLEVAKKVSQQMEMPISYAGRTINSGISVGGAIYPRDAINSSNLLKCADIALNDLKNSGRGGIRMFSQEMFESLDKMTRQLILARKIINSNQIIPYYQPKVRLSDGAVIGFEALLRWKDQHHQVQLPSHIFCAFQDYELASRISETMQLKVFEDMTRWQEQGLEILPISINAAPVEFLRDDYAEKLLERLSRFDIPADKVELEITEQSLSERGANYVIRALNLLKQAGIHISLDDFGTGHSSLTRLQEYPVDCIKIDRNFVERLNTDPSALAIVKAITQIGFSIELDVLVEGIENTEQLSTLINCDCQIGQGFYFYRPMAGSAAQELLHSTMC
- a CDS encoding YcgN family cysteine cluster protein; the protein is MTDTLRPKFWKHYALTELKPQEWEALCDGCGLCCLIKFEDEDTQEVTYTRVACKLLDCQTARCSDYPNRLQFVPDCIQLTPEKLATIHWLPSSCAYRRVAEGKHLPSWHYLISGSRESVIKARKSAAGRCLSELEVDEEEMEDHIVRWVR
- a CDS encoding DUF1328 domain-containing protein is translated as MFRWAIIFAVIALIASLLGFGGVAGLSKDFAIILLVIAVILAIVGFLSRGKV